One Glutamicibacter halophytocola DNA segment encodes these proteins:
- the priA gene encoding bifunctional 1-(5-phosphoribosyl)-5-((5-phosphoribosylamino)methylideneamino)imidazole-4-carboxamide isomerase/phosphoribosylanthranilate isomerase PriA has translation MSEQPILELLPAVDIAGGQAVRLVQGEAGSETGYGDPLEAALSWQNAGAEWLHLVDLDAAFDRGSNVEIVQRIAKELNIKVELSGGIRDDASLDRALEFGATRVNLGTAALENPEWTKQAIARHGDKIAVGMDVRGTTLSGHGWTKDGGDLWEVLARLEDAGCARYVVTDVTKDGTLRGPNVELLREIAAKTNKPVVASGGISSLEDLRVLRELVPEGIEGAIMGKALYSGQFTLQEALDVAGRR, from the coding sequence ATGAGCGAGCAACCAATTCTCGAACTCTTGCCTGCCGTAGACATCGCCGGAGGCCAGGCAGTGCGTCTGGTCCAGGGCGAAGCCGGTTCCGAGACGGGCTACGGCGATCCACTGGAAGCTGCCCTTTCCTGGCAGAACGCAGGTGCTGAATGGCTGCACCTGGTTGATTTGGATGCTGCTTTTGACCGCGGCAGCAACGTGGAGATCGTCCAGCGCATCGCCAAGGAACTGAACATCAAAGTTGAGCTCTCTGGTGGCATTCGTGACGATGCGTCCCTGGACCGCGCCTTGGAATTCGGCGCGACCCGCGTCAACTTGGGAACCGCTGCGCTAGAAAATCCTGAATGGACCAAGCAGGCCATCGCCCGTCATGGCGACAAGATCGCAGTGGGCATGGACGTTCGAGGCACCACCTTGTCGGGCCACGGCTGGACCAAAGATGGAGGCGACTTGTGGGAGGTCCTGGCGCGCCTGGAAGATGCGGGATGCGCCCGTTACGTCGTCACCGACGTGACCAAGGACGGCACCCTTCGCGGACCGAACGTCGAGCTGTTGCGTGAAATCGCCGCAAAAACCAATAAGCCTGTCGTAGCGTCGGGCGGCATCTCGTCGCTCGAAGACCTGCGTGTGCTTCGCGAGTTAGTTCCAGAAGGCATCGAGGGCGCCATCATGGGCAAGGCCCTGTACTCAGGACAGTTCACCTTGCAGGAGGCCCTGGACGTAGCAGGACGCCGCTAA
- a CDS encoding SseB family protein, with the protein MSTEHSESAPQRHLPGHIVAALAQAGSPADSAGQDWEGRDLSGEGNPLHNFDKDDGSADSQTMEALAQLRDGKGSEAEVHKALATARVFVAVVAQLGEEAMTEHGFASDKEADMALVKINAPDGRMALPVFSTVERLQAWHKEARPVAVFAPRAALSAVSEECQLLVLDPGSDFTFVLRRPGVWNLAKQIDWTPSYQNQQIANLVQDATEGFSQLQAVKLAPGRGVGSRTRDGQMVPGGGSGPELNLQFVFAPGTSREKAQEITGAIQGRLAQNTEFTEAVDSLELSLHSAPS; encoded by the coding sequence ATGAGCACGGAGCATTCTGAATCAGCGCCTCAACGCCACCTGCCTGGACATATCGTCGCGGCCTTGGCCCAGGCCGGTTCACCCGCCGACTCTGCGGGGCAGGATTGGGAAGGGCGCGACCTTAGCGGCGAGGGCAACCCCCTGCATAATTTCGACAAGGACGACGGCAGCGCCGACTCCCAAACCATGGAGGCGCTGGCGCAGCTGCGCGACGGCAAAGGCTCCGAGGCCGAAGTCCACAAGGCCTTGGCCACTGCACGGGTGTTCGTGGCGGTTGTCGCCCAGCTCGGCGAAGAAGCCATGACCGAGCACGGTTTCGCTTCGGACAAGGAAGCCGACATGGCGCTGGTGAAGATCAATGCTCCGGACGGCCGAATGGCCCTGCCTGTCTTCAGCACCGTCGAACGACTGCAAGCCTGGCACAAGGAGGCCCGGCCGGTGGCAGTGTTTGCCCCGCGCGCGGCACTCTCGGCGGTCAGCGAGGAATGCCAGCTGCTGGTCCTTGATCCGGGCAGCGACTTCACTTTCGTCCTGCGCCGACCGGGGGTCTGGAACCTCGCCAAGCAGATCGACTGGACTCCAAGCTATCAGAATCAGCAGATCGCCAACCTCGTGCAGGACGCCACCGAAGGCTTCAGCCAATTGCAGGCCGTGAAGCTGGCTCCAGGCAGGGGAGTAGGCTCAAGAACCAGGGACGGCCAGATGGTTCCTGGCGGCGGATCCGGACCAGAACTCAATTTGCAGTTCGTTTTCGCACCGGGAACAAGCCGGGAGAAGGCGCAGGAAATCACCGGCGCCATCCAGGGGCGCTTGGCCCAGAACACTGAATTCACTGAAGCGGTGGATTCCCTAGAACTCAGTTTGCATAGCGCGCCAAGCTAG